In Candidatus Desulfofervidus auxilii, one genomic interval encodes:
- the mtnA gene encoding S-methyl-5-thioribose-1-phosphate isomerase yields the protein MKVKPIFWVEGEVAILDQRLLPEKVVYIRCKRYQQVAQTIKNMAIRGAPAIGIAAAMGVALGVWKLKSARRLEERFQKICQTLTNTRPTAHNLFWAIERMKKRFYSHKNSSLPELKRYLQKEAENILEEDIATNRKIGENGKRLIKAGITVLTHCNAGALATGGYGTALGVLRAAWESGVRFKVIADETRPYLQGARLTAWELQQEGIPVTIITDSTAGYLMAQGKINLVIVGADRIAANGDTANKIGTYSLAILAKHHNIPFYVAAPFSTIDLNIANGQQIPIEKRPGKELAYLGKKCIYPQGVNALYYAFDVTPARYITGIITEKGVIEPPFKKAINRLSRRRQNG from the coding sequence AGCCCAGACTATCAAAAATATGGCCATTCGGGGAGCACCAGCCATTGGTATTGCTGCTGCTATGGGTGTGGCACTCGGGGTTTGGAAATTAAAATCTGCTAGAAGACTTGAAGAAAGGTTTCAAAAAATCTGTCAAACTTTAACTAACACTCGCCCTACGGCCCATAATCTTTTTTGGGCTATTGAGAGAATGAAAAAGCGTTTTTATTCTCATAAAAATAGCTCATTGCCTGAGTTAAAAAGATATTTGCAGAAAGAGGCAGAAAACATCTTGGAAGAAGATATTGCTACTAATAGAAAAATTGGAGAGAATGGAAAGAGATTAATCAAAGCGGGTATAACTGTGCTCACCCATTGTAATGCTGGAGCATTGGCCACTGGTGGTTATGGCACTGCTTTAGGAGTCTTGCGAGCAGCCTGGGAAAGTGGAGTAAGATTTAAAGTCATAGCCGATGAAACCCGGCCTTATCTTCAAGGCGCTCGGCTTACTGCCTGGGAGTTACAGCAAGAAGGCATTCCTGTAACTATTATTACTGATAGCACCGCAGGTTACCTTATGGCTCAAGGAAAGATTAATTTGGTCATTGTGGGAGCAGACAGGATTGCCGCTAACGGAGACACTGCTAATAAAATTGGGACTTATAGCCTAGCGATTTTGGCCAAACACCACAATATCCCTTTCTATGTGGCTGCTCCTTTTTCTACTATTGATTTGAATATTGCTAATGGTCAACAGATTCCAATAGAAAAGCGCCCTGGCAAAGAACTGGCTTATTTGGGTAAAAAATGTATTTACCCTCAGGGGGTCAATGCGCTATACTATGCCTTTGATGTGACCCCTGCTAGATATATCACTGGAATTATCACAGAAAAAGGAGTTATAGAGCCACCTTTTAAAAAAGCTATAAACAGACTATCTAGGAGGAGACAAAATGGATGA
- a CDS encoding branched-chain amino acid transaminase — MDEKAKFIWLDGKLIDWDQAQIHVLTHTLHYGLGVFEGIRCYKCQDKRSAVFRLKDHIRRLFDSAQAMMLEIPFSKDEIYQAVIETLKTNGQKEAYIRPIVFIGDGTMGLYPGENPIRVSIITWGWESYLGKEGLKQGIRAKISSFTRHHVNIMMTKTKTCGNYVNSILAKLEVVKAGYDEAIMLDTEGYVCEATGENIFIIRDKVLKTPPLTSVLPGITRDSIITLAQDLGYKVEEKRFTRDELYIADEAFFSGTAAEVTPIREVDDRQIGEGKPGPITQKIQKLYFDVVKGKIEKYHYWLDFIT; from the coding sequence ATGGATGAAAAAGCCAAATTCATATGGTTGGATGGCAAATTGATAGATTGGGACCAGGCTCAAATTCATGTCCTCACTCATACTCTCCATTATGGATTAGGAGTATTTGAAGGCATTCGCTGTTATAAATGCCAAGATAAGCGTTCAGCCGTATTTCGTTTAAAAGACCACATTCGGCGGCTTTTTGATTCTGCTCAGGCCATGATGCTTGAAATCCCCTTTAGCAAAGACGAAATTTACCAAGCAGTCATAGAAACTTTAAAAACCAATGGACAAAAAGAAGCCTATATACGCCCTATTGTCTTTATTGGTGATGGGACAATGGGTCTTTATCCTGGGGAGAATCCCATCAGAGTATCTATCATTACTTGGGGATGGGAGAGTTATTTAGGAAAAGAAGGGTTAAAACAAGGCATTAGGGCGAAAATTTCCTCTTTTACCCGACATCATGTAAATATTATGATGACCAAAACAAAAACCTGTGGCAATTATGTGAATTCTATCTTGGCAAAATTAGAAGTAGTTAAGGCAGGCTATGATGAGGCTATCATGTTAGACACAGAAGGTTACGTCTGTGAGGCCACTGGAGAAAATATCTTTATTATTCGGGATAAAGTATTAAAAACACCACCCTTAACTTCTGTTTTACCAGGTATTACCCGAGATTCCATTATTACTTTAGCTCAAGATTTAGGCTATAAAGTAGAAGAGAAACGTTTTACCAGAGACGAACTCTATATTGCCGATGAGGCGTTTTTCTCTGGTACAGCAGCAGAAGTTACTCCTATTCGGGAAGTAGATGACAGACAAATTGGAGAAGGAAAACCAGGTCCTATTACTCAAAAAATTCAAAAGTTATATTTTGATGTGGTAAAGGGCAAAATAGAAAAATATCACTATTGGTTGGATTTTATAACATAG
- a CDS encoding NTP transferase domain-containing protein — protein sequence MKCLIIAAGEGKRISKIGRPKPLVNLLGLTLIERVILTANKSGITDFYVVTGYQGEKVRKFLDKFSQKRNINITHIINEEWKKGNGLSVLKAKGFLNEKFILLMGDHLFDEDILKKMKTAPLGDGEVMLAIDYNINSNHLVDIEDVTKVLVQDGKVIDIGKDIKEYNAYDTGIFLCSPTIFEAIEKNIHQTNEGILSASIKLMGKEGRVKTFDIKNAFWIDVDDEKTLKKAKKCLIDRLKKPTDGPISRYLNRRFSTKITPYFLKTNITPNQVSLFSFIISLIASSFFFLGSYFYLAIGGILAQISSIIDGCDGEVARLKYMESNFGGWFDAVLDRYGDAFLLAGLTWHVYCLNTHFLPLFVGFLAIVGTFLNSYTADKYDGFMSKRLNKHYLRIGRDIRIFIIFLGALTNQPFFTLLFIAILMNGENIKRILVLYRLLNYRSGRT from the coding sequence ATGAAGTGCTTAATTATCGCTGCTGGTGAAGGGAAAAGGATATCAAAAATAGGTAGACCAAAACCCTTGGTCAATCTTCTGGGTTTAACTCTCATTGAAAGGGTAATATTAACTGCTAACAAAAGCGGCATAACAGATTTTTATGTAGTAACTGGATACCAAGGTGAAAAAGTAAGAAAATTTTTAGATAAATTCAGTCAGAAAAGAAATATAAATATAACTCACATTATCAATGAAGAATGGAAAAAGGGGAATGGTCTATCTGTACTTAAGGCAAAAGGTTTTTTGAATGAAAAATTTATTCTTCTTATGGGAGATCATCTCTTTGATGAAGATATTCTTAAAAAGATGAAAACCGCACCATTGGGAGATGGTGAGGTCATGTTGGCTATTGACTATAATATAAATTCAAATCACTTAGTGGATATTGAAGATGTCACTAAAGTTCTTGTCCAAGATGGAAAGGTTATAGATATAGGAAAGGACATCAAGGAGTATAATGCTTATGATACAGGAATCTTTCTGTGCTCACCTACAATTTTTGAGGCTATAGAAAAAAATATCCACCAAACGAATGAAGGCATTCTTTCTGCTTCTATAAAATTGATGGGTAAGGAAGGGCGGGTTAAAACCTTTGACATCAAAAACGCCTTTTGGATAGATGTAGATGATGAAAAAACACTTAAAAAAGCCAAAAAGTGTTTGATAGATAGATTAAAAAAACCTACAGATGGTCCTATTTCCAGATATCTTAACCGCAGATTCTCAACCAAAATAACCCCCTATTTTTTAAAAACCAATATTACTCCCAACCAAGTTTCTCTATTTTCTTTTATCATTTCTTTAATAGCCTCTTCATTTTTCTTTTTAGGCAGTTATTTTTATCTGGCAATTGGAGGAATACTTGCTCAAATATCTTCCATTATAGACGGTTGTGATGGAGAGGTAGCAAGACTGAAATATATGGAGAGTAATTTTGGTGGTTGGTTTGACGCAGTTTTAGACCGGTATGGGGACGCTTTTTTACTTGCCGGTCTCACCTGGCATGTCTATTGTTTAAATACACATTTTTTGCCTTTATTTGTGGGGTTTTTGGCCATAGTAGGCACATTTTTAAATAGTTACACAGCCGATAAATACGATGGTTTTATGAGTAAAAGGCTTAATAAACATTACCTCAGAATAGGAAGAGATATTAGGATATTTATTATATTTCTTGGTGCTTTGACTAATCAGCCTTTTTTTACCCTTCTTTTTATCGCCATTTTGATGAATGGAGAAAATATAAAAAGAATATTGGTTTTATATAGATTATTAAATTATAGAAGTGGACGAACTTGA
- a CDS encoding DUF4202 family protein — protein MDELDCIKKKIEKIIEKSPIPEDPIHSKNTLKWVLKLKPDADDALQIAALGHDIERAISERKVKRQDYKEYDEFKEAHALNSAKILLEIMKECKASKVLMDEVFSLVAHHEKGGSEKAEILKNADTISFFDVNLPFYYLRNSVEETKRRFLWGYKKLPKELQRIVAELDYNNRKLAALVKKWIK, from the coding sequence GTGGACGAACTTGATTGTATAAAAAAGAAAATTGAAAAAATCATTGAAAAATCCCCTATTCCAGAAGACCCTATTCATTCAAAAAATACCTTAAAATGGGTTCTTAAGTTGAAACCTGATGCCGATGATGCCTTACAGATAGCTGCTTTAGGGCATGATATAGAGAGAGCTATCAGTGAAAGAAAGGTAAAAAGACAAGATTATAAAGAATATGATGAATTTAAAGAAGCTCATGCCTTAAACAGTGCTAAAATTTTATTAGAGATAATGAAAGAATGCAAGGCAAGTAAAGTATTAATGGATGAAGTATTTTCCCTTGTAGCCCATCATGAAAAGGGAGGGAGTGAAAAGGCAGAAATTTTGAAAAATGCTGATACCATCTCATTTTTTGACGTAAACTTGCCTTTTTATTATCTCAGAAATAGCGTTGAAGAAACAAAAAGGAGATTTTTATGGGGATATAAAAAATTACCCAAAGAACTTCAAAGAATAGTGGCTGAACTTGACTATAATAATAGAAAACTTGCAGCTCTAGTAAAGAAGTGGATTAAATAA
- a CDS encoding indolepyruvate ferredoxin oxidoreductase subunit alpha: protein MLFKPINDKDCCDGCGECVEICPVSVWEIIDGKSEPISPDECIGCESCVEVCPNDCITVEER, encoded by the coding sequence ATGCTTTTTAAGCCCATCAATGACAAAGATTGTTGTGATGGTTGTGGTGAGTGTGTGGAGATTTGCCCTGTCAGTGTATGGGAAATAATAGATGGAAAATCAGAACCCATAAGCCCTGACGAATGTATAGGGTGCGAAAGCTGTGTTGAGGTTTGTCCAAATGACTGCATTACAGTGGAAGAGAGATGA
- a CDS encoding TldD/PmbA family protein gives MTALQWKRDEINMVDGLKKILSLLKNNADLADIFWQETISTTIVSENKKLEKLISGKDMGVGLRALHQGKTTYGFTNEIDYSNLCQLAASLSEKAKISDENFVLQWAKPLKSMAKLPDKDSDLVDKIKLIQRVEKIAWGKSPAIRQVKVVYKKTVSNISIISSLGHFSQEEQTHLLFYVQVVAEKDGILQTGYEPIGTTNPQELFKQKTPEEIAECAAERALKMLEAAPAPTGSMPVVLSSEAGGTMIHEAIGHGLEADLALEGLSVYANKIGQQVASPLITVIDDPTLAGNYGSYHYDDEGIPAQKTVLIENGVLKTYLYNLEYALKQGIKTNGHGRRQSYRNKPIPRMSNTFIAPGETPPLEIIKAVEKGLFVKKMGGGEVNTINGNFVFEANEAYLLEKGSIGEPVRGATLVGNGPEVLKSITMVGNDLNFGIGTCGKDGQLVPVSDGQPTILIPEIIVGGTV, from the coding sequence ATGACTGCATTACAGTGGAAGAGAGATGAAATTAACATGGTAGATGGTTTGAAAAAAATTTTGTCCTTATTAAAAAATAATGCTGACCTAGCAGACATTTTTTGGCAAGAAACCATATCTACTACCATTGTTTCAGAAAATAAAAAACTAGAAAAATTGATTTCTGGAAAGGATATGGGTGTTGGTCTTAGGGCCTTACATCAAGGTAAAACTACTTATGGTTTTACCAACGAAATTGATTATTCCAACCTCTGTCAACTCGCTGCTTCCCTTTCAGAAAAGGCAAAAATTTCAGATGAGAATTTTGTCTTACAATGGGCCAAACCCTTAAAATCTATGGCCAAACTTCCTGATAAAGATAGTGATTTGGTTGATAAAATAAAGCTTATCCAGAGAGTAGAAAAAATTGCCTGGGGGAAAAGCCCTGCTATTCGCCAAGTAAAGGTAGTATATAAAAAAACGGTAAGTAATATCAGTATCATAAGCTCTTTAGGACATTTTTCCCAAGAAGAACAGACTCATCTATTATTTTATGTGCAGGTAGTGGCTGAAAAAGATGGGATACTTCAAACTGGCTATGAACCTATAGGCACTACTAATCCCCAGGAATTATTTAAACAAAAAACCCCAGAAGAGATTGCAGAATGTGCTGCTGAACGTGCTTTAAAGATGTTAGAAGCTGCTCCTGCCCCTACTGGTTCTATGCCTGTAGTCTTATCGAGTGAAGCAGGTGGAACCATGATTCATGAAGCTATTGGCCATGGTCTAGAAGCGGATTTGGCCTTAGAGGGCCTTTCTGTGTATGCTAATAAGATAGGTCAACAAGTAGCCTCACCACTGATTACGGTTATAGATGACCCTACTTTAGCGGGAAATTATGGTTCTTACCATTATGATGACGAAGGTATACCTGCCCAGAAAACAGTATTGATTGAAAACGGTGTGTTAAAAACCTATCTTTATAACTTAGAATATGCCTTAAAACAGGGAATAAAAACCAATGGTCATGGCAGACGTCAATCTTACAGAAATAAGCCTATTCCACGGATGTCAAACACCTTTATTGCACCAGGGGAAACGCCTCCTTTAGAAATTATAAAGGCGGTGGAAAAGGGATTATTTGTCAAAAAAATGGGAGGAGGAGAGGTAAATACTATTAATGGAAATTTTGTCTTTGAAGCTAATGAAGCCTATCTTCTGGAAAAGGGGTCTATTGGTGAACCTGTGCGAGGGGCTACTTTAGTAGGTAATGGCCCAGAGGTTTTAAAATCCATCACCATGGTAGGCAATGATTTAAACTTTGGCATTGGAACTTGTGGAAAAGATGGACAGCTTGTTCCGGTAAGCGATGGTCAACCTACTATCCTCATCCCTGAAATTATCGTAGGTGGAACAGTCTAA